From the Fusarium musae strain F31 chromosome 11, whole genome shotgun sequence genome, one window contains:
- a CDS encoding hypothetical protein (EggNog:ENOG41), translated as MPRLQYNVAASLDGFIASPDGSTPWIIEDPTIDFPALYSEFEYFIMGRKTYETMQSFGADNPLSERPKESIIVVSRTMTPDHFPDITVIKENVLDYIRHLKTNEGKDIWLMGGGHLAAQCLEAHLVDTVEVAIMPALLGIGIPLISSLPQEIKLQLLNSTSLGSGILMTQYKVIQSQ; from the coding sequence ATGCCGCGCCTTCAGTACAACGTTGCAGCAAGTCTAGATGGCTTCATCGCATCACCCGATGGTTCAACACCATGGATCATCGAAGATCCCACCATCGACTTCCCCGCGCTGTACTCCGAATTCGAATACTTCATCATGGGCCGCAAGACATACGAGACCATGCAATCCTTTGGCGCTGACAATCCACTATCGGAACGCCCCAAAGAGTCAATCATAGTAGTCAGCCGCACAATGACCCCGGACCACTTCCCAGATATTACAGTCATAAAGGAAAACGTGCTTGATTACATCAGACATCTCAAAACAAATGAGGGAAAGGATATCTGGCTTATGGGCGGTGGCCATCTCGCAGCCCAATGTCTAGAAGCTCACCTAGTGGACACCGTCGAAGTCGCGATAATGCCCGCGCTTCTCGGCATCGGAATACCCCTGATCTCTTCCCTCCCACAGGAAATAAAGCTTCAGCTATTAAACAGCACCAGCCTCGGCAGTGGAATCCTCATGACTCAATACAAAGTCATCCAAAGCCAGTAA
- a CDS encoding hypothetical protein (EggNog:ENOG41), translating into MIYHLSNSGRFYTPDSEAEESQPFLQSNGHANGRACPSYGTETASDTEVDDDEYISGSESEEDVIEIKRQRAKKLKEKGGWLGYLSDFSIFLPFLIPKKDRKVQLCILISLFCILATRVFNILVPRQLGIVADQLLAKENPFHALFIWLVMSLASHDVVVGLIESLAKIPIKQFSYRSLTNAAFNHVLSLPMEFHSERDSAEVMKAIEQGEALTNVLDMLVIEILPTAIDLAIAFVFLYWKFNSYVALAMAIGSVFFITFEVKATGWNLDNRRESTKSKREEVRVMHQAVQGWQTVTYFNMFNYEKYRFGSAVNKQLSAGLNFEKRDAYIQLLLNALIPCTFCTLASLVIYDVWHGYSTPGDFVFFIQYWEYLVWPLKFLSHSYRQLMSDLVDAERLLYLLQTKPTITDKEGAKELEKVEGRVAFHDVCFSYDPRKPTVQDLSLSVEPGQTVALVGETGAGKSSIMKLLLRFYDIDEGSITIDGYDIRDITLSSLRNALGVVPQDPLLFNASILENMRYARPSATDEEIYAACRSAAIHDKILSFVDGYNTEVGEQGVKLSGGEIQRLAIARVFLKNPPILILDEATSAVDTNTESNIQGALDELKRARSTFVIAHRLSTIVNADKILVIHNGQVVESGTHADLISIDGRYKELWNKQVRNK; encoded by the coding sequence ATGATCTACCATCTCTCCAACAGCGGTAGATTCTACACACCAGattcagaagcagaagagtcACAGCCCTTTCTCCAATCAAACGGCCATGCAAATGGCAGAGCATGCCCAAGCTACGGCACCGAGACAGCGTCAGACACAGAggtcgatgacgatgagtaCATCTCTGGTAGCGAATCAGAGGAAGATGTCATCGAAATCAAACGCCAACGCGCAAAGAAACTCAAGGAGAAAGGCGGTTGGTTAGGCTACCTCTCCGATTTCTCGATCTTCCTCCCCTTCTTGATCCCAAAGAAAGACCGCAAAGTCCAACTTTGCATTTTGATTTCGCTCTTTTGTATCCTGGCTACTCGAGTTTTCAACATTTTGGTTCCTCGTCAACTAGGTATCGTGGCGGATCAGCTCCTCGCCAAGGAGAACCCCTTCCACGCTCTGTTCATCTGGCTTGTCATGAGCCTCGCTTCTCACGATGTCGTGGTTGGACTGATTGAGTCACTGGCAAAAATCCCGATCAAGCAGTTCTCATACCGATCTCTCACGAACGCAGCGTTTAACCATGTTCTGTCGCTGCCTATGGAGTTTCACTCTGAGCGTGACTCGGCAGAGGTTATGAAGGCCATTGAACAGGGTGAAGCATTAACCAATGTGCTTGACATGCTTGTCATCGAAATTCTCCCAACTGCCATCGATCTGGCTATTGCTTTTGTATTTCTCTACTGGAAGTTCAACAGCTATGTCGCCCTCGCCATGGCAATCGGCtcagtcttcttcatcacgtTCGAAGTCAAAGCCACAGGATGGAACCTCGACAACCGGCGAGAGTCGACAAAGtccaagagagaagaagtccGTGTTATGCATCAAGCTGTTCAGGGCTGGCAGACCGTCACTTACTTCAACATGTTCAACTACGAGAAGTATCGCTTCGGATCGGCGGTGAACAAGCAGCTATCCGCTGGCTTGaactttgagaagagagatgctTACATCCAGTTATTGCTCAATGCTCTCATCCCCTGCACTTTCTGTACACTAGCGAGTCTTGTCATCTACGACGTTTGGCACGGTTATTCAACCCCTGGTGactttgtcttcttcattCAATACTGGGAGTACTTAGTCTGGCCATTGAAGTTCCTGTCTCATAGTTACAGACAGCTCATGTCAGACTTGGTCGATGCTGAACGTCTACTCTATCTGCTGCAGACGAAGCCCACTATAACTGACAAGGAGGGTGCTAAGGAGCTAGAGAAGGTCGAGGGACGTGTTGCGTTCCATGATGTTTGCTTCTCTTATGATCCTCGGAAACCAACAGTCCAAGACCTTTCTCTGTCGGTTGAGCCTGGACAGACTGTTGCGTTAGTAGGTGAGACGGGAGCTGGCAAGTCCTCCATTATGAAACTGTTACTTCGGTTCTACGATATCGATGAGGGATCTATCACTATCGACGGTTATGATATCCGGGATATTACTCTCAGCTCCTTGAGAAACGCTCTTGGTGTAGTACCTCAAGACCCACTTCTCTTCAACGCATCAATCCTCGAGAACATGCGCTACGCACGACCTTCAGCAACAGACGAGGAGATCTACGCCGCTTGTCGTTCTGCAGCCATCCACGATAAAATTCTCAGCTTCGTCGATGGCTACAACACAGAAGTTGGCGAGCAGGGTGTCAAGCTGTCAGGAGGAGAGATTCAAAGACTGGCTATCGCGCGAGTATTCCTCAAGAATCCCCCAATCCTGATTCTTGATGAGGCAACTAGTGCAGTTGACACGAATACAGAGTCAAACATCCAGGGTGCCCTGGACGAGCTAAAACGTGCAAGGTCGACATTTGTCATCGCGCATCGACTATCTACTATTGTCAACGCGGACAAGATCCTGGTTATTCACAATGGACAGGTTGTTGAGTCTGGTACACACGCGGACTTGATATCAATAGACGGAAGGTACAAGGAGTTATGGAACAAGCAGGTCAGGAATAAATAA
- a CDS encoding hypothetical protein (EggNog:ENOG41), whose amino-acid sequence MTRTVSRRESVLSRIRSRPVPVFTHPLAHVKTTEDQLVDFDGPDDPYRPMNWPNKKKILTTMLYGLVTMSATWASSSYSSGTAQVAAHFHVGTQTATLGTTLFLVGFGIGPLLWAPLSEVYGRRQAVLIPMFIAICFSFGSAVAKDFQTLMITRFFCAFFASAPVTNTGGVLGDLFLPSERGIAMAGYAMAVVGGPVLGPIVSAAVVQDPSLGWRWTEYLTGIVQIIFLTLAVIFVDESYPPKLLIYKARRLRHETGNWALHAKFEEWDVSINELARKFLVRPVQLLMTPICFLVALYASFCYGILYMQLGAIPIIFREIRGWGILVSSLPFTCILLGAILGCGANVYNQLLYNKAYHAAGNRAVPEKRLPPMMVGSVIFSGGQFLIGWTAQKDIHWVVPCIGLVLLGTGFFTIFQAALNYLVDTFTMYAASAVAANTFLRSCFAAAFPLVVGPLYHNIGVGPGSSITGGFAALLIPVPFVFYIYGKRIRARSKWSKASVYD is encoded by the exons ATGACGCGAACTGTGTCGCGAAGAGAATCTGTCCTATCGAGGATTCGATCACGGCCTGTCCCTGTGTTTACGCATCCCCTCGCGCACGTCAAAACTACAGAGGATCAGCTCGTTGATTTCGACGGGCCAGATGATCCATACAGACCGATGAATTGgcccaacaagaagaagattctAACGACTATGCTGTACGGGTTGGTCACCATGTCAGCGACCTGGGCGTCTTCGTCGTATTCTTCTGGTACGGCGCAGGTAGCAGCGCATTTCCACGTCGGCACGCAAACCGCTACTCTCGGCACGACGCTGTTCCTTGTTGGTTTTGGAATTGGGCCTTTGCTTTGGGCGCCGCTGAGCGAAGTCTACGGACGACGACAGGCGGTGCTTATTCCAATGTTCATAGCGATATGCTTCAGTTTCGGAAGTGCAGTCGCAAAGGATTTTCAGACGCTGATGATCACGCGATTCTTTTGTGCGTTCTTTGCTTCAGCGCCTGTTACGAATACAGGTGGTGTTCTAGGCGATTTGTTCCTACCGTCGGAGAGGGGAATTGCAATGGCGGGGTATGCCATGGCTGTCGTTGGAGGTCCTGTTCTCG GTCCCATCGTTTCAGCTGCTGTTGTGCAGGATCCGAGTCTTGGCTGGCGGTGGACTGAGTACCTTACTGGTATTGTACAGATCATATTTCTAACGCTGGCTGTTAtttttgttgatgagagttACCCACCGAAACTTCTTATCTACAAGGCTAGGAGACTGCGTCACGAAACAGGCAATTGGGCGCTTCATGCGAAGTTCGAGGAATGGGATGTTAGCATCAACGAACTCGCGCGGAAGTTTCTGGTGAGACCTGTCCAGCTCCTCATGACGCCTATTTGCTTCCTCGTTGCGTTGTACGCCAGTTTCTGCTATGGTATTCTCTACATGCAGCTTGGCGCTATTCCCATTATCTTCCGAGAGATCAGAGGCTGGGGTATTTTGGTATCGTCACTGCCTTTCACCTGCATTCTTCTCGGAGCCATTCTTGGATGCGGAGCGAATGTGTATAACCAGCTCCTCTACAACAAAGCCTATCACGCAGCTGGAAACCGCGCTGTTCCAGAAAAGCGTCTTCCTCCTATGATGGTCGGCTCTGTGATTTTCAGCGGTGGTCAATTCCTTATTGGATGGACTGCTCAGAAGGATATTCACTGGGTTGTTCCGTGCATTGGGCTTGTTTTGTTGGGAACGGGCTTCTTTACCATCTTCCAAGCTGCGCTGAACTATCTGGTCGATACGTTTACCATGTACGCTGCTTCAGCTGTTGCGGCCAACACGTTTCTCCGATCTTGTTTCGCAGCTGCTTTTCCGTTGGTAGTTGGACCGTTGTATCACAACATTGGTGTTGGTCCTGGGTCTAGTATTACCGGTGGATTTGCAGCGTTGTTGATTCCTGTTCCGTTTGTGTTTTATATATATGGTAAGAGAATCAGGGCGAGGTCGAAGTGGTCAAAAGCTTCTGTGTATGACTAA
- a CDS encoding hypothetical protein (EggNog:ENOG41), which produces MKSSHWLWYACGAAKIVKTAGLDVDNLDHDTAALVGWVHYYNTLSRFSLRHWQPHVTLDADDAADSFHPVVCGNGQNMKPESLTGAPHEILYLLSEAFNTVTVPSDPRYETKAHRSHLEILDWKLRNLEKKVPDSNSSADTKHPEFDLVVELYRLSTLIYLRRASAGILPLDQKFTTWVGQAFGLLEQLPACQWPFPLLIFGCEAESDRQRMIILDVMERTTKNLQYRNIATVKGVIQTVWVQKDLYAEDMNYVRKLGVILSSTHKSVPAFI; this is translated from the exons ATGAAGTCCAGCCATTGGCTATGGTACGCTTGTGGCGCTGCCAAGATCGTCAAGACAGCTGGGCTAGATGTGGATAACCTCGACCACGATACAGCTGCTCTTGTGGGATGGGTACACtactataatactttatctaGGTTCAGTCTGCGCCACTGGCAGCCACATGTCACTCTCGATGCTGACGACGCTGCTGACTCATTTCACCCGGTGGTATGCGGCAACGGTCAA AACATGAAGCCAGAATCTCTCACTGGCGCACCTCATGAGATACTATATCTCTTGTCAGAAGCATTCAACACTGTGACAGTGCCGTCCGACCCGCGTTATGAAACGAAGGCTCATAGAAGCCATCTTGAAATCCTGGATTGGAAGCTGCGCAACCTCGAGAAGAAAGTACCCGACAGCAACTCTTCTGCTGATACAAAACATCCAGAATTTGATCTAGTCGTCGAGCTGTACCGTCTATCCACCCTGATCTATCTGAGAAGAGCATCTGCTGGAATACTTCCACTGGATCAAAAGTTCACAACATGGGTTGGACAGGCGTTTGGGTTGCTTGAACAACTACCTGCCTGTCAATGGCCATTCCCTTTGCTCATTTTTGGCTGCGAGGCAGAAAGTGATAGGCAAAGGATGATTATTCTGGATGTTATGGAGAGGACGACTAAGAACTTGCAGTATCGAAATATTGCAACTGTTAAAGGTGTTATACAAACGGTCTGGGTGCAAAAGGACTTGTACGCGGAAGACATGAATTATGTGAGGAAGTTGGGTGTTATTCTGAGCTCGACTCATAAGTCGGTACcagcctttatataa
- a CDS encoding hypothetical protein (EggNog:ENOG41), whose protein sequence is MPSYLITGTSRGLGFEFVRQLSADPNNTVIGFVRNKKATEEKIQRELPGRSNIHTIQGEIQKLEDVKNLVKEVSQITGGSLDYIIANAALQSEWSAHNPIGVLGEEPERLEEDMLESFKINTLGNIHLFNLALPLIRKGQAKKVISISSGMADPDFITNFSIADGAPYTISKGALNIAVAKFDAQFRKEGILFMAISPGLVATQDTSNLDTEEQLHGVRDMVAAFKGYAPHWEGAISPEESATAVLSVINKASIEAGNGGSFVSHYGNKQWL, encoded by the exons ATGCCTTCTTATCTCATCACCGGAACATCCCGAGGCCTCGGT TTCGAATTCGTTCGTCAATTGTCGGCTGACCCGAACAACACCGTCATTGGATTTGTCCGCAACAAGAAGGCAACTGAAGAAAAGATTCAGCGTGAATTACCTGGACGATCCAACATTCATACCATCCAAGGCGAGATCCAAAAGCTCGAAGATGTAAAG AACTTGGTCAAAGAAGTGTCCCAGATCACAGGCGGTAGCCTTGACTACATCATTGCCAACGCTGCCCTTCAATCCGAATGGTCAGCACACAACCCCATTGGTGTTCT GGGCGAGGAACCTGAGAGACTCGAAGAAGACATGCTCGAGtccttcaagatcaacaccCTCGGAAACATCCACCTGTTCAACTTAGCCCTCCCACTAATTCGCAAgggccaagccaagaaggtcatctccatctcgtcgGGCATGGCTGACCCAGATTTCATCACCAACTTCTCCATCGCCGACGGGGCCCCCTACACCATCAGCAAGGGCGCACTTAATATCGCCGTTGCCAAGTTCGATGCTCAATTCAGGAAGGAGGGTATCTTGTTCATGGCCATCTCTCCCGGTCTTGTTGCCACCCAAGATACGTCCAATT TAGACACCGAAGAACAACTTCACGGAGTTCGGGATATGGTAGCTGCTTTCAAAGGCTACGCACCTCACTGGGAGGGTGCCATTTCTCCCGAGGAGTCTGCCACTGCGGTCCTTTCTGTCATAAACAAGGCCAGCATCGAGGCTGGTAATGGAGGTTCCTTCGTTTCGCATTATGGGAATAAGCAGTGGCTGTAA